From the Nodularia sp. NIES-3585 genome, one window contains:
- a CDS encoding RodZ domain-containing protein: MKPLNEAQEEQLQEITQYLLQVRQEKSISIEEIAIQTNIRLHLLNALDAGDFAALPEPIYVQGFIRRYAEAMGLDGQALANTLIVNDFPQYSHNESQNLNKRPNIQIPLFVPYGVLLLLAAVGLVFVLNPNLRPEPPAKQEDTSKTTPLPVPLSSQKLDTAATSEQPPLTVETPKSTASPNVEVNLELQGESWLQVTVDGKTEFMGNLKEGERQAWQANENLTIRSGNAGAVLISVNQQPAKPFGNDGDVKEVTFTPETNTQN; this comes from the coding sequence GTGAAGCCCTTAAATGAAGCCCAAGAAGAACAATTACAGGAAATAACTCAATATTTACTTCAAGTCAGACAAGAAAAATCTATAAGTATAGAAGAAATAGCTATTCAAACAAATATCCGACTACATTTATTGAATGCTTTAGATGCAGGGGACTTTGCAGCATTACCTGAACCTATTTACGTTCAAGGATTTATCCGTCGTTATGCTGAAGCCATGGGCTTGGATGGTCAGGCTTTAGCAAATACCTTGATAGTTAATGATTTTCCTCAATACTCTCACAATGAGAGTCAAAATTTAAACAAACGACCAAATATACAGATACCTCTTTTTGTACCCTACGGGGTTTTATTATTACTTGCTGCTGTGGGACTGGTTTTTGTGCTTAATCCCAATTTAAGACCTGAACCTCCAGCAAAACAAGAAGACACGAGCAAGACAACACCATTACCTGTACCTTTATCGAGTCAAAAATTAGACACCGCAGCTACTTCTGAACAGCCACCATTAACCGTAGAAACCCCTAAAAGTACGGCAAGTCCAAATGTTGAAGTTAATTTAGAACTGCAAGGTGAATCGTGGCTACAAGTGACAGTGGATGGCAAAACCGAATTTATGGGCAATTTAAAAGAGGGTGAACGCCAAGCTTGGCAAGCCAATGAAAACTTAACTATACGTTCTGGGAATGCAGGTGCTGTGTTGATTTCTGTTAATCAGCAACCAGCAAAACCTTTCGGAAATGATGGTGATGTTAAAGAAGTGACATTTACTCCAGAAACCAACACACAAAACTAA
- a CDS encoding alpha/beta hydrolase, whose amino-acid sequence MQLYFKLLLTLEIVVVIAYIAICLLLFVKQQKFIFFPSSEIERTPKFFNLPYEDVWLPVTTDGQTKLIHGWWIKSPQPDADVLLYLHGNAINVSANIGHANRLHQLGFSVLLIDYRGYGLSEGHFPSEQRVYEDAIVGWNYLVQDKQIPPRRIFIYGHSMGGAIAIDLAIKHPEAAGLIVESSFTSIADMVAYRNLFRIFPVNLILTQRFESIKKVPQLKMPVLFIHGTADTTVPSFMSQKLYHAAPEPKKLLLVPSADHNNTASVAGDDYLQWIQSFVERVRVYNLIGNN is encoded by the coding sequence ATGCAATTGTATTTCAAGCTGCTACTGACTTTAGAAATCGTTGTTGTTATCGCCTACATCGCCATCTGTCTACTTCTGTTTGTGAAGCAGCAGAAGTTCATTTTCTTTCCCTCTAGTGAAATTGAAAGAACACCAAAGTTTTTTAATCTCCCATACGAGGATGTATGGCTACCAGTAACAACCGATGGTCAGACGAAACTTATTCATGGTTGGTGGATTAAGTCCCCGCAACCAGATGCTGATGTGTTGCTGTATCTGCATGGTAATGCCATTAATGTTAGCGCAAATATTGGTCATGCCAATCGACTTCATCAATTAGGATTTTCCGTGCTTCTAATTGATTACCGGGGCTATGGTCTGAGTGAAGGTCACTTTCCTAGCGAACAGCGGGTTTATGAGGATGCAATCGTCGGGTGGAATTACTTAGTACAAGACAAGCAGATTCCGCCCAGACGAATTTTTATTTATGGGCATTCAATGGGAGGTGCGATCGCAATTGATTTGGCTATCAAACACCCAGAAGCAGCCGGATTAATTGTGGAAAGTTCCTTTACCTCTATCGCCGATATGGTGGCTTACAGGAACCTATTTCGGATTTTCCCAGTAAATTTAATTTTGACACAGCGCTTTGAATCAATTAAAAAAGTCCCGCAGTTAAAAATGCCAGTGTTATTTATTCATGGTACTGCTGATACAACTGTGCCATCTTTCATGAGCCAAAAACTTTATCACGCTGCACCCGAACCAAAAAAACTGCTTTTGGTGCCGAGTGCCGACCATAATAATACAGCCAGTGTCGCGGGTGACGATTATTTGCAATGGATACAGTCTTTTGTGGAACGAGTCAGAGTTTACAATTTAATTGGTAATAATTAA
- a CDS encoding RodZ family helix-turn-helix domain-containing protein, whose product MNMTPVYLFTIAGNPSIKISQDELRSLLGKIEDELHSSKVYLRAVATLQKLLGASGEQVNILLKAVGREAISLAFQQFAQPEKVTEANHFEPNTASDLPNIKVARQSTNADINKGDVSPKATVNSQKNLEINSPGAALINWLKPNKKSSPSELAQPTLAEQRREIMCRIGEQLKQSRESQGISLCQLNIYTHIPIYRMEAIENSNFDLLPEDTLLRRFIRVMGNTLGLNGTTLAASLPATDALPIIPSWYNTPKSSGGLGVDIRPIHLYVGYTALVAGAVGGLSLTTQQTKTGRVMNPDIVNSPSSSVSPLSQKAELNVKPGLKSNGVGSDIAPPETF is encoded by the coding sequence ATGAATATGACACCTGTGTATTTGTTCACTATTGCCGGAAATCCTAGTATCAAAATTTCTCAAGACGAGTTGCGATCGCTATTAGGTAAAATAGAAGATGAACTTCATAGCAGTAAAGTTTATCTTCGTGCTGTAGCTACATTACAAAAGTTGCTGGGTGCATCAGGAGAACAAGTCAATATTCTGTTGAAAGCTGTGGGTAGAGAAGCGATTAGTTTGGCATTTCAGCAATTCGCACAACCCGAAAAAGTTACAGAGGCAAATCATTTTGAACCAAACACAGCTAGTGATTTACCAAATATAAAAGTAGCACGGCAAAGCACCAACGCAGATATTAACAAAGGTGACGTATCACCAAAAGCAACTGTAAATTCACAGAAAAATTTAGAAATTAACTCTCCGGGTGCAGCCCTGATCAACTGGTTGAAGCCAAATAAAAAATCTTCCCCATCTGAACTAGCCCAACCAACCCTAGCCGAACAACGCCGAGAAATCATGTGTCGCATCGGTGAACAACTCAAACAATCTCGTGAGTCTCAAGGTATCTCTCTGTGCCAACTTAATATTTACACTCATATCCCAATTTATCGCATGGAAGCAATAGAAAACAGTAACTTCGATTTATTGCCAGAAGATACTTTGCTACGTAGATTTATTCGAGTTATGGGGAATACTTTAGGGCTAAACGGCACAACTTTAGCTGCTTCCTTACCAGCAACCGATGCCCTGCCAATTATACCTTCTTGGTATAATACTCCAAAATCTTCTGGGGGATTGGGAGTAGATATTCGTCCCATACATCTGTATGTAGGCTATACAGCCTTAGTCGCTGGGGCTGTAGGGGGATTATCCTTAACTACTCAGCAAACAAAGACTGGCAGGGTAATGAATCCAGATATAGTCAATTCCCCGTCTTCGTCTGTTTCTCCATTATCCCAGAAAGCTGAACTAAATGTGAAACCAGGGTTAAAGTCTAATGGTGTGGGTTCAGATATTGCCCCACCAGAAACTTTTTAG
- a CDS encoding HAD family phosphatase, protein MLAAILFDLDGTIVNTDPIHFQAWQKMLLSYDIQIDEIFYKARISGRLNPEIVKDILPQLSVAEGQKFADEKEALFRELAPNLQALSGFAELIAWTQTHQLKRALVTNAPRQNAKFMLEVLGITEAFDTIVLADDCIAGKPDPEPYQVALKELGITAEQAIALEDSPSGIRAAVGAGIRTIGIASTHEPQVLQHLGTLMAIADFTDLKLWTFLNSLIEADLSV, encoded by the coding sequence ATGCTGGCTGCAATTCTCTTTGACTTAGACGGTACTATTGTCAATACTGACCCTATACATTTCCAAGCTTGGCAAAAAATGCTGCTGAGTTACGATATTCAAATTGACGAAATCTTCTATAAAGCTCGGATTAGTGGACGGCTAAACCCAGAAATTGTTAAAGATATTCTGCCACAATTATCAGTAGCTGAAGGTCAAAAGTTTGCAGATGAAAAAGAGGCGCTTTTCCGCGAACTTGCCCCCAATCTTCAAGCATTAAGTGGATTTGCTGAACTAATAGCATGGACACAAACACATCAGCTAAAACGGGCTTTGGTAACTAATGCTCCTAGACAAAATGCAAAATTCATGCTGGAGGTTTTAGGTATTACTGAAGCTTTCGACACGATTGTTTTAGCTGATGATTGTATCGCAGGTAAACCCGATCCTGAACCCTATCAAGTTGCTTTGAAAGAATTGGGCATTACCGCAGAACAAGCGATCGCTTTGGAAGATTCCCCCTCTGGCATTCGCGCCGCAGTCGGGGCTGGTATTCGGACTATCGGCATTGCTTCCACCCATGAACCACAAGTCTTACAGCACCTTGGCACATTGATGGCAATTGCAGATTTTACTGATTTAAAGTTGTGGACATTTCTGAACTCTTTGATAGAGGCAGATTTAAGCGTCTAA
- a CDS encoding glucosamine-6-phosphate deaminase, with product MLAATNFFRVDDLLVQIYNSEVEMAENVAEIAHKYLHEVLQQQKTAAVLLATGNSQLKFLDALITLGGVDWSRITLFHLDEYLGITANHPASFRRYMQERVEKRVTPQQFHYIQGDALQPLAECDRYTKLLQAQPIDLCCLGIGENGHLAFNDPSVANFQDSYSVKLVKLDTANRQQQVKTGHFPNIDSVPQYAFTVTLPLICSSKKIICLAPEKRKAQVVKQMIKGTININCPASILRQQSQATLFLDVNSASLL from the coding sequence ATGCTAGCCGCTACAAACTTTTTTCGCGTCGATGATTTATTGGTGCAGATTTACAACTCTGAAGTTGAAATGGCAGAAAACGTTGCCGAAATCGCCCACAAGTATTTACACGAAGTTCTTCAACAACAAAAAACAGCAGCTGTATTGTTAGCCACAGGAAACTCCCAACTCAAATTTCTTGATGCTTTAATTACCCTGGGTGGTGTAGATTGGTCACGGATTACCTTATTTCATTTAGATGAATATTTGGGAATTACGGCTAATCATCCGGCGAGTTTCCGGCGATATATGCAAGAACGTGTAGAGAAGCGGGTTACTCCCCAGCAATTTCATTATATACAAGGTGATGCCTTGCAACCTCTAGCAGAGTGCGATCGCTACACCAAACTATTGCAAGCACAGCCCATTGATTTATGTTGTCTTGGTATTGGTGAAAACGGACACTTGGCTTTTAATGATCCATCTGTAGCGAATTTTCAAGATTCTTACAGCGTCAAACTAGTGAAACTAGATACAGCCAATCGACAGCAACAAGTGAAAACAGGTCATTTCCCCAATATTGATAGTGTTCCGCAGTATGCATTTACTGTAACCTTGCCTTTGATTTGCTCATCCAAAAAAATTATCTGTCTAGCACCAGAAAAACGCAAAGCCCAAGTAGTAAAACAGATGATAAAAGGGACAATTAATATAAATTGCCCAGCATCAATTTTACGTCAACAATCGCAAGCAACATTATTTTTAGATGTAAATTCTGCCAGTTTATTGTAA
- the crtO gene encoding beta-carotene ketolase CrtO: MQEYDVVIIGAGHNGLVCAAYLLKAGYSVLLLEKRSVPGGAATTEECLPKEAPGFKFNLCAIDHEFIHLGPVVEELELEKYGLEYLDCDPVVFCPHPDGKYFLAHKSVEKTCAEIARYNERDAKKYAEFTDYWQRAISAMGPMFNAPPKSFIDIFGNYNIQKFKDLFSVVGSPSKSLDFVRTMLNSAEDILDEWFDEEFLKAPLSRLASELGAPPSQKNLAIGVMMMAMRHNPGMSRPRGGTGALVQALVKLVTSKGGTILTDQQVEKVLIDDGKAVGVRVAGGAEYRAKYGVISNIDAKRLFLQLIDTNEVDHADPDLRERLERRIINNNETILKIDLALDEPLHFPYHDHKDDYLIGSILIADSMAHVEQAHSKCTVGEIPDANPSMYAVMPSALDPTLAPPDKHTLWIEFFAPYQIAGAEGTGLKGTGWTDELKNQVADRVIDKLANYAPNVKKATIARRVESPAELGERLGAYKGNYYHIDMTLDQMVFFRPLPELANYKTPINNLFLTGAGTHPGGSISGMPGRNCARVFLQTKHPLAQNLRDARDSFKSAVTKLAGM, encoded by the coding sequence ATGCAAGAGTATGATGTTGTTATTATTGGCGCAGGACATAACGGGCTAGTTTGTGCTGCTTATTTGCTGAAAGCTGGCTATAGTGTCTTGCTACTAGAAAAGCGTTCTGTTCCCGGCGGTGCAGCAACAACAGAAGAATGCTTACCTAAAGAAGCTCCTGGATTTAAATTTAACTTGTGTGCAATCGACCATGAATTTATTCATTTGGGGCCAGTTGTTGAAGAATTGGAATTAGAAAAATATGGTTTAGAATACTTAGATTGTGATCCAGTTGTTTTTTGTCCCCATCCTGATGGTAAGTATTTTTTAGCTCATAAATCAGTCGAAAAAACTTGTGCAGAAATCGCTCGTTACAATGAACGCGATGCTAAAAAATATGCAGAGTTTACAGACTACTGGCAAAGGGCAATCAGTGCGATGGGTCCTATGTTTAACGCACCACCGAAATCATTTATAGATATTTTTGGTAACTACAATATTCAAAAATTTAAAGATTTATTTTCGGTAGTCGGTTCCCCATCCAAAAGCTTGGATTTTGTTCGCACCATGCTAAACAGTGCTGAGGATATTCTTGACGAATGGTTTGATGAGGAATTCTTAAAAGCCCCACTTTCTCGATTGGCTTCAGAACTCGGTGCGCCACCTTCGCAAAAAAACCTGGCTATTGGTGTGATGATGATGGCTATGCGTCACAACCCTGGTATGAGCAGACCTCGTGGAGGAACTGGGGCGTTAGTTCAGGCGTTAGTTAAATTGGTTACTAGTAAAGGTGGCACAATTTTAACAGACCAACAGGTGGAAAAAGTATTAATTGACGATGGTAAGGCTGTTGGTGTCAGGGTTGCGGGTGGTGCAGAATATCGCGCTAAATATGGTGTTATTTCCAATATTGATGCTAAACGTCTATTTTTACAACTAATAGATACCAATGAAGTGGATCATGCTGACCCTGATTTACGAGAAAGGTTAGAACGTCGCATCATTAATAATAACGAAACTATCCTGAAAATAGATTTGGCTTTAGACGAACCTCTGCATTTTCCATACCACGACCACAAAGATGATTATCTCATTGGATCTATTTTAATTGCAGATTCAATGGCTCATGTAGAACAGGCTCATAGCAAATGTACCGTGGGAGAGATTCCAGATGCTAACCCTTCAATGTATGCGGTGATGCCTAGCGCCCTTGACCCCACATTAGCACCACCAGATAAGCATACTTTATGGATTGAGTTTTTTGCTCCTTATCAAATAGCAGGTGCAGAAGGTACTGGTTTAAAAGGTACTGGTTGGACAGATGAACTCAAAAACCAAGTTGCAGACAGAGTAATTGATAAGTTGGCTAACTATGCGCCAAATGTTAAAAAAGCAACTATTGCCCGTCGTGTGGAAAGTCCAGCCGAATTAGGCGAAAGGTTAGGTGCTTACAAAGGTAATTATTACCATATTGATATGACTTTAGATCAGATGGTGTTTTTCCGTCCTTTGCCAGAATTAGCTAACTACAAAACACCAATTAATAATCTATTTTTAACTGGTGCAGGAACTCATCCAGGTGGGTCAATTTCGGGAATGCCAGGACGTAACTGTGCGCGGGTATTTTTGCAAACTAAACATCCTCTGGCTCAAAATTTAAGGGATGCCAGGGATTCATTTAAATCAGCTGTCACTAAATTGGCGGGTATGTAA